The following coding sequences lie in one Microvirga sp. 17 mud 1-3 genomic window:
- a CDS encoding ABC transporter permease: protein MNDLTPTRGPRPQAQDKRPLPASLRRNAPLVPVDSAGGQALAAVIAILTFLAALCAGGAELVASSSTQWRSDVAREVTIQVRPNPQRSMDDDVARAVALARQTPGIEETQAFSKAESERLLEPWLGTGLDFNDLPVPRLIVLKLEAGAKPDFTKLRQSLREQVPGASLDDHALWVSRLSTMANTIIGVGVVLVALVLLAAGLAVTFATRGAMAGNREVVDVLHFVGATDDFIAREFQRRFFKLGLRGSAAGAGAALAMTIGLGLLTQSWRASPAGDQLEALFGSFNIGWRGYLVVILIALAVALITGIVSRLTVRRFLNGNG, encoded by the coding sequence ATGAACGACCTCACCCCCACGCGCGGTCCGCGCCCGCAGGCCCAGGACAAGCGTCCCCTGCCGGCCTCCCTGCGGCGCAACGCGCCCCTGGTGCCGGTCGATTCGGCGGGGGGCCAGGCGCTCGCCGCCGTAATCGCGATTCTGACCTTCCTGGCGGCCCTCTGCGCCGGCGGCGCCGAGCTCGTGGCCTCGAGCTCGACCCAGTGGCGCTCGGACGTGGCCCGGGAGGTCACCATCCAGGTCCGCCCGAACCCGCAGCGCTCGATGGACGATGACGTGGCCCGCGCCGTGGCCCTGGCCCGGCAGACGCCCGGGATCGAGGAGACCCAGGCCTTCTCGAAGGCCGAATCGGAGCGGCTCCTGGAGCCCTGGCTCGGCACGGGGCTCGACTTCAACGACCTGCCGGTGCCGCGCCTGATCGTCCTGAAACTGGAGGCCGGGGCAAAACCGGACTTTACGAAGCTGCGGCAATCCCTGCGCGAACAAGTGCCCGGCGCCAGCCTCGACGACCATGCGCTCTGGGTCTCCCGCCTCTCGACCATGGCCAATACCATTATCGGCGTGGGCGTCGTCCTCGTCGCTCTGGTCCTTCTGGCGGCCGGGCTCGCCGTGACCTTCGCGACGCGGGGCGCCATGGCCGGGAACCGGGAGGTTGTGGATGTCCTGCATTTCGTGGGAGCGACCGACGATTTCATCGCCCGCGAGTTCCAGCGCCGCTTCTTCAAGCTCGGATTGCGCGGAAGCGCTGCGGGCGCCGGCGCGGCCCTCGCCATGACCATCGGGCTCGGGCTTCTCACCCAGTCCTGGCGCGCAAGCCCCGCAGGCGACCAGCTGGAGGCCCTGTTCGGCTCCTTCAACATCGGCTGGCGCGGCTATTTGGTCGTGATTCTGATCGCCCTCGCGGTGGCGCTGATCACAGGAATCGTGTCCCGACTGACCGTGAGACGCTTTCTTAACGGAAATGGTTGA
- a CDS encoding 1-acyl-sn-glycerol-3-phosphate acyltransferase produces MLILRSLLFNIAFYVNIILWMIALIPTFALPRRVFMRGAQLWALSSLWLLRVIAGTKVEIRGRERIPEGGLLVAAKHQSLWETFALLPLFKDPTFILKRELMWIPVFGWYARKADCVPVNRKAGSQALMRMMARAHEEAKEGRQIVIFPEGTRRPPGAAPAYKFGVVHLYQNLDAPCLPIALNSGLFWPRRQFIRRPGTILVEILDPIPPGLPRDAFFRRMQEAIEGTSERLVAEGRRELGLRAPSPNESAA; encoded by the coding sequence ATGCTGATCCTCCGCTCCCTTCTGTTCAACATCGCCTTCTACGTGAACATCATCCTCTGGATGATCGCGCTGATTCCGACGTTCGCGCTGCCCCGGCGGGTCTTCATGCGCGGTGCGCAGCTCTGGGCCCTCTCGTCCCTCTGGCTGCTTCGCGTGATCGCCGGAACGAAGGTGGAGATTCGCGGGCGCGAGCGAATTCCCGAGGGCGGTCTCCTCGTGGCGGCAAAGCACCAGTCCCTGTGGGAAACCTTTGCGCTCCTGCCCCTCTTCAAGGACCCGACCTTCATCCTGAAGCGGGAGCTCATGTGGATCCCCGTCTTCGGCTGGTACGCCCGCAAGGCGGATTGCGTGCCGGTGAACCGCAAGGCCGGCTCGCAGGCCCTGATGCGCATGATGGCGCGGGCCCATGAGGAGGCGAAGGAAGGCCGCCAGATCGTGATCTTCCCCGAGGGGACGCGGCGTCCGCCCGGCGCCGCTCCGGCCTACAAGTTCGGCGTCGTCCACCTCTACCAGAACCTGGACGCTCCCTGCCTGCCGATCGCGCTGAATTCCGGCCTCTTCTGGCCCCGGCGCCAGTTCATCCGGCGGCCCGGGACGATCCTGGTTGAGATCCTGGATCCGATCCCGCCGGGGCTGCCCCGTGACGCCTTCTTCCGGCGCATGCAGGAGGCCATCGAAGGGACGTCCGAACGGCTCGTGGCCGAAGGCCGCCGGGAGCTGGGCCTCCGGGCCCCTTCGCCGAACGAGTCCGCCGCCTGA
- the hpt gene encoding hypoxanthine phosphoribosyltransferase, protein MTGIPRIRVLFDEETIARRNEELAQDIARAKPENLLVVAILKGSFMFAADLIRALHRAGLEPQVEFVHLSSYLDGTVSSGQVAILRDVESDVRGRDVLLVDDILESGRTVTFAKDLLMARGAKRVMTTVLLEKPGKRAVSIDADFVGFTCPDVFVVGYGMDVAHSYRQLPFVGVVDHLDKNPDLFDQPAKAPSAKG, encoded by the coding sequence ATGACAGGTATCCCCCGCATCCGGGTTCTCTTCGACGAAGAGACGATCGCCAGGCGTAACGAGGAGCTGGCGCAGGACATCGCGCGCGCCAAGCCCGAAAACCTTCTGGTTGTCGCCATCCTGAAGGGCAGCTTCATGTTCGCGGCCGATCTCATCCGTGCCCTGCACCGGGCCGGGCTGGAGCCGCAGGTGGAGTTCGTACACCTCTCCAGCTATCTCGACGGCACCGTGTCGTCCGGGCAGGTGGCGATCCTGCGCGATGTGGAGAGCGACGTGCGCGGGCGCGACGTGCTCCTGGTGGACGACATCCTGGAATCCGGCCGCACCGTCACGTTCGCCAAGGACCTGCTGATGGCCCGCGGCGCCAAGCGCGTGATGACCACCGTGCTCCTGGAGAAGCCCGGCAAGCGGGCTGTGTCCATCGATGCGGATTTCGTGGGCTTTACCTGCCCGGACGTGTTCGTGGTCGGCTACGGCATGGACGTGGCCCATTCCTACCGCCAGCTGCCCTTTGTCGGGGTGGTCGATCACCTCGACAAGAACCCGGACCTGTTCGACCAGCCGGCCAAGGCTCCATCGGCTAAGGGTTGA
- a CDS encoding DUF4142 domain-containing protein, whose product MPRRLAIVGLAAVLACPALAQQVQQNQAIPYPTTPQPAETQTNQGLGQNVQQREQRVRQGGAPQDTRAQTNQGQAGATAQMGQQQSQADRQYVEQTLAAGTVSLQASNFAATKAQNPRVKQFAGFEIAEQNTLSDVMHSMAEPTATSSTTKGAQQAASTAPELPQNDAAAMERMSKAQGGPAFDKDYVAMQLKGHQDLFAVQERYLQGNPQNRELMNVAKLAMGQIREHIALLQDIQKELGQ is encoded by the coding sequence ATGCCCCGCCGTCTCGCCATTGTCGGCCTTGCCGCCGTTCTCGCCTGTCCGGCCCTCGCCCAGCAGGTGCAGCAGAACCAGGCCATTCCCTATCCGACCACACCGCAGCCTGCGGAAACGCAGACCAACCAGGGTCTCGGCCAGAATGTCCAGCAGCGCGAGCAGCGGGTCCGCCAGGGCGGCGCACCTCAGGATACCCGGGCGCAGACGAACCAGGGACAGGCCGGCGCTACGGCCCAGATGGGCCAGCAGCAATCCCAGGCCGACCGGCAATATGTGGAGCAGACCCTCGCGGCCGGCACCGTCTCGCTCCAGGCCTCCAACTTCGCCGCCACGAAAGCGCAGAACCCGCGCGTGAAGCAATTCGCCGGGTTCGAGATCGCCGAGCAGAACACCCTGTCGGACGTGATGCATTCCATGGCCGAGCCGACCGCCACCTCCTCCACCACGAAAGGAGCGCAGCAGGCGGCCTCGACGGCACCGGAGCTGCCGCAGAATGATGCGGCCGCCATGGAGCGCATGTCGAAGGCGCAAGGTGGTCCGGCCTTCGACAAGGACTACGTCGCCATGCAGCTCAAGGGCCACCAGGACCTCTTCGCCGTCCAGGAGCGCTACCTGCAGGGCAATCCGCAAAACCGCGAACTCATGAATGTCGCGAAGCTCGCAATGGGCCAGATCAGGGAGCACATCGCCCTGCTCCAGGACATCCAGAAGGAGCTTGGCCAGTAG
- a CDS encoding TRAP transporter substrate-binding protein, translating to MDRRTMLKGAGLAAAAGVASPAIAQTQPEIRWRMASSYPKSLDTLYGAGAQIAKRVAEATDNKFQIQVFAAGELVSGLQVLDSVQNGTVECGYTLSSFYIGKDPTFQFETSMPWGMNVRHHNAWMMYGGGLQLVREFMKDYNVMPFPAGQTGAQMGGWFRSEIKAAQDLKGLKMRIAGMGGQIMSRLGVVPQVLAAGDIYPALERGTLDAVEFSGPYDDEKLGFVKVAKYYYYPGFWEGSAQPSLYVNMDKWNGLPASYKAILEAACAEANAQCVMKYDAENAEAVRRLVAQGAQLRAFPRDILESSYKEAYAFYNEIAAANPKFKKIYDSWNAFREKEYTWFRIAELPFDYFVYTQQGQPR from the coding sequence ATGGACAGAAGAACGATGCTCAAGGGTGCAGGATTGGCCGCCGCCGCAGGCGTGGCTTCTCCGGCCATCGCGCAGACCCAGCCGGAAATCCGCTGGCGCATGGCCTCCAGCTATCCGAAGAGCCTCGACACCCTCTATGGTGCCGGTGCCCAGATCGCCAAGCGTGTGGCCGAAGCGACCGACAACAAGTTCCAGATCCAGGTCTTCGCGGCCGGTGAGCTGGTGAGTGGACTTCAGGTGCTCGACAGCGTCCAGAACGGCACCGTCGAATGCGGCTACACCCTGTCGAGCTTCTATATCGGCAAGGACCCCACATTCCAGTTCGAGACCTCCATGCCCTGGGGCATGAACGTGCGCCATCACAACGCCTGGATGATGTATGGCGGCGGGCTCCAGCTCGTGCGCGAATTCATGAAGGACTACAATGTCATGCCGTTCCCGGCGGGCCAGACCGGCGCGCAGATGGGTGGCTGGTTCCGCAGCGAGATCAAGGCCGCGCAGGATCTCAAGGGCCTGAAGATGCGCATTGCCGGCATGGGCGGGCAGATCATGTCCCGCCTCGGCGTCGTGCCGCAGGTGCTTGCCGCGGGCGACATCTACCCGGCCCTCGAGCGCGGCACCCTCGATGCGGTGGAGTTCTCGGGCCCCTATGACGACGAGAAGCTCGGCTTCGTGAAGGTGGCCAAATACTATTACTACCCCGGCTTCTGGGAAGGGTCGGCCCAGCCCTCGCTCTACGTCAACATGGACAAGTGGAACGGGCTGCCGGCCTCCTACAAGGCGATCCTTGAGGCGGCCTGCGCGGAGGCGAACGCCCAGTGCGTCATGAAATACGACGCCGAGAACGCCGAGGCGGTCCGCCGCCTGGTGGCGCAGGGCGCACAGCTGCGCGCCTTCCCACGGGATATTCTCGAATCGAGCTACAAGGAAGCCTACGCGTTCTACAATGAGATCGCTGCCGCCAATCCGAAGTTCAAGAAGATCTACGATTCGTGGAATGCGTTCCGCGAGAAGGAATATACCTGGTTCCGGATCGCCGAACTGCCGTTCGACTACTTCGTCTATACCCAGCAGGGCCAGCCGCGCTGA
- a CDS encoding PLP-dependent aspartate aminotransferase family protein yields MSPSHLLWSKRSLTAQAMGHVDPITKAVVPPIHVATTYIRDEDNAYSSGFVYGRPDNATVREAEAVLAMLEEADAGALLFSSGMAAATAVFQALEPGDHVVASKVMYWALRNWLATEAARWGLVIDFAETDDLDALRKAVIPGRTKLVWAETPSNPLWTITDIEAAAEIAHAAGARLAVDSTTASPVHTRPLALGADIVMHAATKVLNGHSDVVAGVLAGAKADEFWNRIVSIRKMQGAILGPFEAYLLMRGMRTLHLRAAAQARSAMVLAERLSEHPKVARVLYPGLPQHPGHDVAARQMEGGFGYMLSIQLTGGEAAAIRAAARVGLWKRATSLGGVESLIEHRASIEGPGTPCPPDLLRLSTGIEDVNDLFTDLDEALRAA; encoded by the coding sequence ATGTCGCCGTCGCATCTGCTCTGGTCTAAGCGTTCCCTTACGGCACAGGCCATGGGCCACGTGGATCCGATCACCAAGGCGGTCGTGCCGCCGATCCATGTCGCGACGACCTATATCCGTGACGAGGACAATGCCTATTCGTCGGGCTTTGTCTATGGGCGCCCGGACAACGCCACCGTCCGGGAGGCGGAGGCCGTGCTGGCCATGCTCGAAGAGGCGGATGCAGGCGCCCTGCTGTTCTCCTCCGGCATGGCGGCCGCGACCGCGGTGTTCCAGGCGCTGGAGCCGGGCGACCATGTGGTCGCGTCCAAGGTCATGTATTGGGCCCTGCGCAATTGGCTCGCCACCGAGGCGGCCCGTTGGGGCCTCGTGATCGATTTCGCCGAGACGGACGACCTCGACGCCCTGCGCAAGGCCGTCATCCCCGGGCGGACGAAGCTGGTCTGGGCCGAGACACCCTCGAACCCTCTCTGGACCATCACGGATATCGAGGCCGCGGCCGAGATCGCCCATGCGGCCGGCGCGCGGCTCGCGGTCGATTCCACCACCGCATCTCCGGTCCATACCCGGCCCCTGGCGCTCGGAGCCGACATCGTCATGCACGCGGCCACGAAGGTCCTGAACGGCCACTCGGACGTGGTGGCGGGTGTGCTCGCGGGCGCGAAGGCGGACGAGTTCTGGAACCGGATCGTCTCCATCCGCAAGATGCAGGGCGCGATCCTCGGGCCGTTCGAGGCCTATCTCCTCATGCGCGGCATGCGCACGCTCCACCTGCGCGCCGCCGCCCAGGCCCGCAGCGCCATGGTCCTGGCCGAGCGCCTGAGCGAGCACCCCAAGGTCGCCCGCGTGCTCTATCCGGGTCTCCCGCAGCACCCGGGACATGACGTTGCGGCACGGCAGATGGAGGGCGGGTTCGGCTACATGCTGTCCATCCAGCTCACGGGCGGGGAGGCGGCCGCCATTCGAGCCGCCGCGCGGGTCGGTCTGTGGAAGCGGGCCACGTCCCTCGGCGGGGTCGAGAGCCTGATCGAGCACCGGGCTTCCATCGAAGGGCCCGGCACGCCCTGTCCGCCTGATCTGCTTCGCCTCTCCACCGGCATCGAGGACGTGAACGACCTCTTCACGGATCTGGACGAGGCCCTGCGCGCGGCCTGA
- a CDS encoding gamma-glutamylcyclotransferase: MAVNMQDTDFLWVFGYGSLMWRPGFPFVERQRAQLFGYHRSLCVFSHVHRGTPERPGLVLGLDRGGRCHGVAFRVAPEEADATVHYLREREQATAVYLERQLPVRLVDGQRITALAYVVDRKHPQYAGRLSFEETVDLVRRGEGISGRNPDYVRSTHEHLIGMGVVDPLLERLSGAVE; encoded by the coding sequence ATGGCGGTGAACATGCAGGACACCGACTTTTTGTGGGTTTTCGGGTACGGCTCGCTCATGTGGCGGCCGGGTTTCCCTTTCGTCGAAAGGCAGCGCGCCCAGCTCTTCGGCTATCACCGCTCCCTCTGCGTCTTCTCCCATGTCCATCGCGGCACGCCCGAGAGGCCGGGCCTCGTCCTCGGCCTCGACCGGGGCGGGCGCTGCCACGGGGTCGCGTTTCGCGTGGCGCCGGAGGAGGCCGACGCTACGGTCCATTACTTGAGAGAACGCGAGCAGGCGACCGCCGTTTATCTGGAGCGGCAGCTGCCCGTGCGCCTCGTCGATGGCCAGAGAATCACGGCCCTTGCCTATGTCGTGGACCGCAAGCACCCGCAATATGCGGGCCGCCTGTCCTTCGAGGAGACTGTGGACCTGGTCCGCCGTGGGGAAGGGATTTCGGGCCGCAATCCGGACTATGTCCGCTCGACCCATGAGCACCTGATCGGAATGGGTGTCGTCGATCCGCTGCTGGAGCGGTTGAGCGGGGCGGTGGAATAG
- a CDS encoding TspO/MBR family protein, protein MAFTGNRTVMHPGDTALPDRPTPPFRRFLAAVLPVAAAGVLGSIATTPNIPTWYAGLAKPGFTPPNWLFGPVWTLLYAMMAYALWRILSLPKNHPGRPGAVAAFFVQLALNALWSWAFFGAQAPLAGLVVILALIVAIVATIRAFWPLDRAAALLLVPYLAWVTYATALNAAIWRLNP, encoded by the coding sequence ATGGCCTTTACAGGGAATCGAACCGTCATGCACCCCGGCGATACCGCCCTGCCCGACCGCCCGACGCCGCCTTTCAGGCGTTTTCTGGCTGCCGTCCTGCCGGTCGCGGCGGCGGGCGTGCTGGGATCGATCGCCACCACCCCGAATATCCCGACCTGGTATGCGGGCCTCGCCAAGCCCGGCTTCACGCCGCCGAACTGGCTGTTCGGCCCGGTCTGGACACTGCTCTATGCCATGATGGCCTACGCGCTCTGGCGCATCCTGTCCCTGCCGAAGAACCACCCGGGACGGCCGGGAGCCGTCGCGGCCTTCTTCGTCCAGCTCGCCCTCAACGCCCTGTGGTCCTGGGCCTTCTTCGGCGCGCAGGCGCCGCTGGCGGGCCTCGTGGTGATTCTCGCGCTCATCGTCGCCATCGTGGCGACGATCCGCGCCTTCTGGCCCCTGGACCGCGCCGCGGCCCTGCTGCTCGTGCCCTATCTCGCCTGGGTGACCTATGCGACGGCGCTGAATGCCGCCATCTGGCGGCTCAACCCTTAG
- a CDS encoding DMT family transporter, giving the protein MSSDAPTSEPLLARLAPPLFVAIWATGFIVARIVAPYAEPLTFLLVRYLLALTVLVAVVTVARVPWPRTGREWTNGLVAGILLHGFYLGGVFWAVKNGLPAGIMALIAGLQPLATAILSRPLLGERVPLRGWAGIAIGFLGAALVILPKLGESSMPPAALTVGLLGMLSITLGTVWQKRRGGTGDLRANVAIQYLGAAAVTVPMVLLTEEGRIEWAMPLIGALAWAVLGLSIGAIGLLLYLIRRGAVVGVATLLYLVPPVAALMAFALFGETLSLVQIVGMGFAAFGVAIASRR; this is encoded by the coding sequence ATGTCCTCCGACGCCCCGACCTCCGAACCCCTTCTGGCGCGCCTCGCGCCGCCCCTCTTCGTCGCGATCTGGGCCACGGGCTTCATCGTCGCGCGGATCGTCGCGCCCTATGCGGAACCGCTCACGTTCCTGCTGGTGCGCTACCTTCTCGCCCTCACGGTGCTCGTCGCGGTGGTCACCGTCGCGCGGGTGCCCTGGCCTCGGACCGGGCGGGAATGGACGAATGGTCTGGTCGCCGGAATCCTGCTGCACGGCTTCTACCTGGGCGGTGTCTTCTGGGCCGTGAAGAACGGGCTGCCGGCCGGGATCATGGCCCTGATCGCGGGCCTCCAGCCGCTCGCGACCGCCATCCTGTCCCGACCTCTCCTCGGCGAGCGCGTGCCGCTCCGGGGCTGGGCCGGAATCGCCATTGGCTTTCTCGGCGCCGCCCTGGTGATCCTGCCGAAGCTCGGGGAGAGCAGCATGCCGCCCGCGGCCCTCACGGTCGGCCTTCTGGGCATGCTCTCGATCACGCTCGGCACGGTCTGGCAGAAGCGGAGGGGCGGCACGGGCGATCTCAGGGCGAACGTCGCTATCCAGTATCTGGGCGCGGCCGCCGTGACGGTGCCGATGGTGCTTCTGACGGAAGAAGGGCGGATCGAATGGGCGATGCCGCTCATCGGCGCCCTGGCCTGGGCGGTGCTCGGCCTGTCCATCGGAGCCATCGGCCTCCTGCTCTATCTCATCCGCCGCGGAGCCGTGGTCGGGGTCGCGACCCTTCTGTATCTTGTGCCGCCGGTCGCGGCCCTCATGGCCTTCGCCCTGTTCGGCGAGACCCTGAGCCTCGTGCAGATCGTCGGCATGGGCTTCGCGGCCTTCGGGGTCGCCATCGCGAGCCGGCGCTAG
- a CDS encoding YdcF family protein — MSGSPAAPGRRSRRRRVLRLGFYAAATSLVLLFLGFLVFVYSLDRFEQKPETRADGIVALTGGAQRIGDAIDLLAQGYAKRLLISGVNEKTSRDEIFRLNPGQRRLFDCCVDLDYRARNTIGNAIETRRWAEQHQFDALIVVTSNYHMPRTLVELDHALPNLQKIPYPVAATIDPHDWWRNLSTAKVIFSEYLKFLVVWVRTRFEKDPEHSSAAKILSGGRPIQHVSAGPLWR; from the coding sequence ATGTCGGGATCGCCCGCTGCTCCGGGTAGACGGTCGCGGAGGAGACGCGTGCTGCGTTTAGGATTTTACGCTGCGGCAACCAGCCTGGTGCTGCTTTTCTTGGGCTTCCTCGTCTTCGTCTATTCCCTCGACCGTTTCGAGCAGAAGCCCGAGACCCGGGCCGACGGCATCGTGGCCCTGACGGGCGGCGCCCAGCGAATCGGCGACGCCATCGACCTGCTCGCCCAGGGCTATGCCAAGCGCCTCCTCATCTCCGGCGTCAATGAAAAGACCAGCCGGGACGAGATCTTCCGCCTCAATCCCGGCCAGCGGCGCCTGTTCGATTGCTGCGTCGACCTGGATTATCGCGCCCGCAACACCATCGGGAACGCCATCGAGACCCGGCGCTGGGCCGAGCAGCACCAGTTCGACGCCCTGATCGTGGTCACGTCGAACTACCACATGCCCCGCACCCTGGTGGAACTCGACCACGCCCTGCCGAACCTGCAGAAGATCCCCTACCCCGTAGCGGCGACCATCGACCCGCACGATTGGTGGCGCAACCTCTCCACCGCCAAGGTGATCTTCTCCGAATATCTGAAGTTCTTGGTCGTCTGGGTCCGCACCCGGTTCGAGAAGGATCCCGAGCATTCCTCGGCCGCGAAGATCCTGAGCGGCGGCCGGCCGATCCAGCACGTCTCGGCGGGTCCGCTCTGGCGCTGA
- a CDS encoding cell division ATP-binding protein FtsE yields the protein MGPEVLRDLTFSIEPHSFQFLTGPSGAGKTTLLRLILLAVKPTRGLISLFGEDVSGISKDSLTDLRRRMGVVFQDFRLLDHLTTYENVALPLRVQGKEETSYRAEVVELLRWVGLGDRMHVLPPVLSGGEKQRAAIARALIVRPDLLLADEPTGNVDPSLARRLLRLFIELNRLGTSVVIATHDFSLMDQLDVRRLVLGDGRLHIDE from the coding sequence ATGGGCCCCGAGGTCCTGCGGGATCTTACCTTCTCGATCGAGCCCCACTCCTTCCAGTTCCTCACCGGCCCGTCGGGCGCCGGCAAGACCACGCTCCTGCGCCTGATCCTCCTCGCTGTGAAGCCGACGCGCGGGCTGATCTCCCTGTTCGGGGAGGACGTGTCGGGCATTTCCAAGGATTCCCTGACGGACCTGCGGCGGCGCATGGGCGTCGTCTTCCAGGATTTCCGCCTTCTCGACCACCTCACCACCTACGAGAACGTGGCGCTTCCCCTGCGCGTCCAGGGCAAGGAAGAGACGAGCTACCGGGCCGAGGTGGTGGAGCTGCTGCGCTGGGTCGGCCTCGGGGACCGCATGCACGTGCTGCCGCCGGTCCTCTCGGGCGGCGAAAAGCAGCGCGCCGCCATCGCCCGCGCGCTCATCGTGCGCCCCGACCTGCTGCTCGCCGACGAGCCCACCGGCAACGTCGACCCATCCCTCGCCCGGCGGCTCCTGCGCCTGTTCATCGAGCTGAACCGGCTCGGCACCTCGGTCGTCATCGCGACCCACGATTTCAGCCTCATGGACCAGCTCGACGTCCGCCGCCTCGTTCTCGGCGACGGCCGGCTGCATATCGACGAGTGA
- a CDS encoding YihY/virulence factor BrkB family protein, translating into MSRLRLCFELVTVAANRFLLHDAWAIASHIALSVLTSMFPFLILLTALAGLFGTGTLADEAANIILEAWPREVAEPIAGEIHRILTGRRSDVLTLGLVLALYFASSGVESLRVGLNRAYGLRETRAWWLTRLESLAFVMGGALVMLALALLVVLGPFVWRGALYWVPALRPLDSLIGFVRIGTATLIIVAGLLVAHKFIPAGRRSILSILPGVCVTLLLWLLGGLGFGWYLEYYPGAYASTYGGLSTAMVALIFLYTLGAIFLFGGELNGTIQAAKQGRLDDMKGYDQVEDVVKLP; encoded by the coding sequence TTGAGCCGCCTGCGCCTTTGCTTTGAACTCGTTACGGTCGCCGCCAACCGCTTCCTGCTTCACGACGCCTGGGCGATTGCCAGCCATATCGCCCTCTCGGTGCTGACCTCCATGTTCCCATTCCTCATCCTGCTCACGGCGCTGGCGGGCCTGTTCGGAACCGGGACCCTGGCCGACGAGGCCGCGAACATCATTCTGGAAGCATGGCCGCGGGAAGTGGCGGAGCCGATCGCCGGGGAGATTCACCGGATCCTGACCGGGCGGCGCAGCGATGTGCTTACCTTAGGCCTGGTCCTGGCCCTCTACTTCGCGTCGAGCGGCGTCGAAAGCCTGCGGGTCGGCCTCAATCGCGCCTATGGCCTGCGCGAGACGCGGGCCTGGTGGCTCACCCGCCTCGAATCGCTGGCCTTCGTCATGGGTGGCGCCCTGGTGATGCTGGCCCTCGCGCTCCTCGTGGTGCTCGGGCCCTTCGTCTGGCGCGGCGCGCTCTACTGGGTTCCGGCCCTCCGGCCCCTGGACAGCCTGATCGGCTTCGTCCGCATCGGGACCGCGACCCTCATCATCGTGGCCGGGCTTCTCGTCGCCCACAAGTTCATCCCGGCCGGACGGCGCAGCATCCTCTCGATTTTGCCGGGGGTCTGCGTGACGCTCCTGCTCTGGCTCCTCGGCGGCCTCGGCTTCGGCTGGTACCTCGAATATTACCCCGGCGCCTATGCGTCGACCTATGGGGGCCTGTCCACCGCCATGGTGGCGCTGATCTTCCTCTACACCCTCGGGGCGATCTTCCTTTTCGGGGGAGAGCTCAATGGCACCATCCAGGCGGCCAAGCAGGGACGCCTGGACGACATGAAGGGCTACGACCAGGTCGAGGACGTGGTGAAGCTGCCGTAA